Proteins from a genomic interval of Sparus aurata chromosome 21, fSpaAur1.1, whole genome shotgun sequence:
- the LOC115573191 gene encoding succinate receptor 1-like has product MMGIRENTSLFCGKDPVYYTNTIGIVVDWVIFLVGLPEVCLACYALLFLLKKDRLAPIFAINLLLSDLLQIAITVVFIISRFYDANFYPFMRARCVARLFVRLGLTASLCFMLLISAERYSMVAFPIWYRTKNRAMFSILISISVWILSLAYSTLDYFFIGHSSLLFSVICLLPAPVLLGLFIATRKALNNSMAMRHEAKNRRKILGVLSLVLGTYTVLYFPFSFRNLLYSLKSHDASETENSVRDLSGVLTSALVYLSPLIDSLVYIFIRKDIRDTVQAFPCCRTPLMKFREFQEQQTDSNQTETTL; this is encoded by the coding sequence ATGATGGGGATACGTGAAAATACTTCACTGTTCTGTGGTAAGGACCCTGTCTATTACACAAATACCATAGGCATCGTGGTGGACTGGGTGATATTCCTTGTAGGACTACCTGAAGTCTGCCTGGCCTGCTATGCTCTCCTGTTTCTACTTAAGAAGGACAGATTGGCTCCCATCTTCGCCATaaacctgctgctgtcagacctCCTTCAGATCGCGATCACGGTTGTCTTTATCATCAGTAGATTTTATGATGCCAACTTCTACCCCTTCATGAGAGCCCGCTGCGTCGCACGACTGTTCGTCCGCTTGGGCCTGACCGCAAGTTTGTGTTTCATGCTGCTGATTTCTGCAGAGAGGTATTCAATGGTGGCCTTTCCAATCTGGTATCGCACAAAGAACAGGGCAATGTTCTCCATCCTGATCTCAATTTCTGTGTGGATCCTTTCATTGGCCTACTCCACTTTGGATTACTTCTTCATCGGCCACTCCTCGTTGCTATTCTCCGTCATCTGCCTCCTACCCGCCCCGGTTCTTTTGGGTCTCTTCATAGCCACGAGGAAAGCCCTCAATAACAGCATGGCCATGAGACATGAAGCGAAGAACAGGAGGAAGATTTTGGGGGTTCTGAGTCTGGTGTTGGGGACGTACACAGTTTTGTACTTTCCCTTCAGTTTCAGGAACCTGCTCTACTCTCTCAAAAGTCACGATGCCTCTGAAACGGAGAACTCTGTAAGGGATTTGTCCGGTGTTTTGACCAGTGCCCTGGTCTATCTCAGCCCTCTGATAGACTCTTTGGTCTATATTTTCATCAGGAAGGACATAAGGGACACTGTGCAAGCGTTCCCCTGCTGCAGAACACCTCTGATGAAGTTTAGAGAGTTTCaggaacaacaaacagacagtaacCAGACAGAGACGActttataa
- the trim110 gene encoding uncharacterized protein trim110 isoform X1, producing the protein MNTNSQESSQASTSQSQTSQEESLLHENSDLHQEGDPQRTGSEIWGSSHLKSMSSTEQIEVITESLGNPEEQKERENEPCGAGTVSLTDLNKCGDMNSQENYQVPSQANNSKGQTSQEESLSDENSDLHQEGDTQRTGPEIGKSSHLSRMLSTWQIEELKLFLVDSVGLNERVHRAWAEERESCVQRIKLLSQEIKELQLEFERTSACIVPTPRLCSLPWKKNRIAAEENRKLKDKCQKLKALSLVTLRLKLINRKHLQDLDKYENKRKKLQAWKSAIVNIFEQMKEKETVCKRLVELEEEEVALISECERERLARAPEPSFWRRLFFSRT; encoded by the coding sequence atgaacacaaacagtcAGGAAAGCAGCCAAGCTAGCACCAGCCAGAGCCAAACCAGCCAGGAGGAGAGCCTCTTGCACGAAAATAGTGACTTGCACCAAGAAGGTGATCCACAGAGAACAGGTTCAGAAATCTGGGGGTCATCTCACTTAAAGAGTATGTCATCGACAGAGCAGATAGAAGTGATTACGGAATCGTTAGGCAATCCGGAGGAGCAAAAGGAACGAGAAAATGAGCCCTGTGGGGCAGGAACGGTTTCACTAACCGACTTAAACAAATGCGGAGACATGAACAGCCAGGAAAACTACCAGGTGCCCAGCCAAGCTAACAACAGCAAGGGCCAAACCAGCCAGGAGGAGAGCCTCTCAGATGAAAATAGTGACTTGCACCAAGAAGGTGATACACAGCGCACAGGTCCAGAAATCGGGAAGTCATCTCACTTATCAAGAATGTTATCAACATGGCAGATTGAGGAGCTTAAGTTATTCTTAGTTGATTCGGTGGGGCTAAATGAGAGAGTACATCGGGCCTGGGCGGAAGAGAGAGAGTCCTGTGTCCAACGCATAAAGCTGTTGTCCCAAGAAATAAAAGAGCTTCAACTGGAGTTTGAGAGGACAAGTGCATGCATAGTCCCAACACCACGCCTATGTTCTCTtccctggaaaaaaaataggATAGCCGCAGAGGAAAACCGAAAGCTAAAAGACAAATGCCAGAAACTGAAAGCCCTCAGTCTTGTAACTCTCAGGCTGAAGCTGATCAACAGAAAACACCTGCAGGACTTAGATAAATACGAGAACAAGCGCAAGAAATTACAGGCTTGGAAGTCTGCGATCGTGAACATATTTGAACAGATGAAAGAGAAGGAAACAGTGTGTAAGAGGCTAGTGGAattagaagaggaagaagtcGCTTTGATTTCAGAGTGTGAAAGAGAAAGGCTTGCACGTGCCCCTGAGCCATCATTCTGGAGAAGATTGTTCTTCTCAAGGACATGA
- the trim110 gene encoding E3 ubiquitin/ISG15 ligase TRIM25 isoform X2 produces MSSLEEELTCSVCRDIFSQALPLPCGHSFCPACIREAWRDQGEGKSRFVCPQCQEEHGEVLCDSCSPEAAEGQPTLAVKTCLRCEVSLCAEHLQPHLERPAFSTHLLVDPLGDLSQRRCPEHTEILRYYCADERVYVCGDCLLEGGHAQHKVKALRQVEEDLKVILQTLLIKAKEKLRDGERILKEHENIDSTMADCMKQDETQVERLGSDLQVQVRRLVVDLRDITRREREQVTERVHEDCSKVREDMSQTLSIQHYLASLLAETDPFLLIWVTSRAEQPTLCP; encoded by the exons ATGTCGtctctggaggaggagctgaccTGCTCTGTGTGCCGAGACATCTTCAGCCAAGCCCTTCCTCTGCCGTGTGGTCACAGCTTCTGCCCTGCCTGCATCCGCGAGGCCTGGAGGGATCAGGGTGAGGGCAAAAGTCGCTTCGTCTGCCCCCAGTGTCAGGAGGAGCACGGTGAGGTGCTGTGTGACAGCTGCTCTCCAGAGGCAGCGGAAGGACAGCCAACATTGGCTGTCAAGACCTGCCTGAGGTGTGAAGTATCTTTGTGTGCAGAACATCTCCAACCGCATCTGGAGAGGCCTGCGTTTAGCACCCACCTGTTGGTGGATCCGCTGGGCGACCTCTCCCAGCGACGGTGCCCAGAGCACACAGAGATACTGCGCTACTACTGCGCCGATGAGAGGGTGTACGTGTGTGGGGACTGTCTGCTGGAGGGGGGCCATGCTCAGCACAAAGTGAAGGCACTgagacaggtggaggaggatCTGAAG GTTATTCTGCAGACCCTGCTCATAAAAGCAAAGGAGAAGCTGAGAGATGGAGAGCGAATTCTCAAAGAGCACGAGAATATTGATTCCACCATGGCT GACTGTATGAAACAGGATGAGACCCAGGTGGAGCGGCTGGGCTCAgacctgcaggtgcaggtgaggagGCTGGTGGTTGATCTGAGGGACATCaccaggagggagagagagcaggtcACAGAGCGAGTACATGAAGACTGCTCCAAGGTGAGGGAGGACATGAGCCAGACGCTGAGCATCCAGCACTATCTGGCCTCGCTGCTGGCAGAGACGGACCCCTTTCTGCTCATCTGG